From the Deinococcus sonorensis KR-87 genome, the window GCTCGATCCAGGACTTCCGTGTGCGGCTCCCCAACAACCTCGCCACCCCCGACACGGCCCTCCAGACCCAGCTGCAGCAGAACAACGTGGAAGTGCGCTATGAGGCCGCCAGCCCCTGGCCCGGCCTGCTGATCAGCCTGCTGCCGATCCTGCTGATGTTCGGTCTGATCTTCTTCTTCTTCATGCGGGCGCAGGGCGGCCAGAACGGCGTGATGCAGTTCGGCCAGAGCCGCGCCAAGCGCTATGGCAAGGAGAACCGCGTCGGCACCAAGTTCACCGACGTGGCCGGCCACGAGGAAGCCAAGAAGGAACTCGTGGAGGTCGTGGACTTCCTGAAGAACCCGCAGAAGTACCACGCCATCGGCGCCGAGATTCCCAAGGGCGTGCTGCTGGTGGGCCCTCCCGGAACAGGTAAGACCCTGATGGCCCGCGCCGTGTCGGGCGAGGCGGACGTGCCGTTCTTCTCGGTGAGCGCCTCGGAGTTCATGGAGATGTTCGTGGGTGTGGGCGCCAGCCGTGTGCGCACCCTCTTCGAGGACGCCCGCAAGAGCGCGCCGGCCATCATCTTCATCGACGAGATTGACAGCATCGGGCGCAAGCGCGGTGCGGGCATCGGCGGTGGCCATGACGAGCGCGAGCAGACCCTGAACCAGATCCTCTCGGAGATGGACGGCTTCGACAAGTCGTCGAGCGTCATCATCCTGGCGGCCACCAACCGTCCGGACGTGCTGGACCCGGCGCTGCTGCGCCCCGGCCGGTTCGACCGTCAGGTCACCATCGACCTCCCGAACCTTAAGGAGCGTCAGGCGATCCTGGGCGTCCACCTGCGCAACAAGCCGCTGGCCAAGGGCGTGGACGTGGAGGAAGTGGCCAAGAGCACCCCGTACTTCTCGGGCGCGGACCTGAAGAACATCGTGAACGAGGCGGCGCTGGAAGCGGCCCGCATCGGCAAGACCCAGATCGACATGAGCGACTTCTACCGGGCGCTCGACAAGATCACGCTGGGCCTGGAGAACAGCAGCCTCACCATCCGTGAGGAGGAGCGGCGCGCCATCGCCTTCCACGAGGCCGGCCACGCCGTGACCGCCGCCGTGATCCCTGGCAGCGACAAGCTGCAGAAGGTGAGCATCATCCCGCGTGGGCGGGCGCTGGGCGCCGCTTTCTACCTGCCGGAAGAGCAGGTGCTGATGAGCAAGGAGCGGCTGGAGAACCAGCTGATCGTGAGCCTGGGCGGCCGCGCGGCCGAGGAAGTGTTCATCGGTCAGGTCACCTCGGGGGCGGCCGACGACTTCCGCAAGGCCACCAACATCGCCCGCAAGATGGTGCTGGAGTGGGGGATGGGCGACAACTTCAAGAACATGGCGCTCACCACCGACAGCGGCCCGGTGTTCCTGGGCGAGGACATGGCCAAGCCCAAGGCCTTCAGCGAGCACACCAGCCAGCTGGTGGACGAGGACGTGAAGCGCATCCTGAACCGCGCCTATGAGCGGGCCAAGACGCTGGTCAGCGAGTACCGCGTGGCCATGAACGAGGTGGCCGACGCCCTGCTCTCGCAGGAGCTGATCACCGGTGACGTGGTGCGCGAGGCGGTGGCCCGCGTCAGCGGTGCCGGCATGCCCCAGGCGAACCCCGCCGACTGACCCTCAACGCTGCTCGCGGCGCTCCACCCCCAGAGGAGTGGAGCGCCGTCCTGTGTGTGCTGGGGGGTGTGCAGCGCATCCGCCCCCCGCGCGGCGAGGATGCACTACACTAACCAACAATGAATGCCAAAGTGATCGTCGTCACCAGCGGGAAGGGAGGCGTCGGCAAGACCACCACCACTGCCAACATGGGCGCCGCCCTCGCCAAACTGGGAGAGAAAGTGGTCGTCATCGACGTGGATGTGGGTCTGCGCAACCTCGACGTGGTGATGGGCCTGGAAAGCCGGGTGGTGTTTGACCTGATCGACGTGATCGAGGGCAAGTGCCGCCTGTCGCAGGCGCTGATCCGCGACAAGCGGGTGGAGAACCTGTTCCTGCTGCCCGCCTCGCAGACCCGCGACAAGGATGCCCTGAACCCGGAAATCTTCAAGGCGGCGGTGCGGACCCTGATCGACGAAGAGGGCTTCGACCGGGTGCTGATCGACAGCCCGGCCGGCATCGAGAGCGGCTTCAAGACGGCCGCCGCGCCGGCCGAGGGCGCGCTAGTGGTGGTGAACCCGGAGGTCAGCAGCGTGCGCGACGCCGACCGGATCATCGGGCTGTTGGAAGCGCAGCAGGTGCGCGACATCCGGCTGGTGATCAACCGGCTGCGGCCCAAGATGGTCGCCAGCGGCAACATGCTCTCCGAGGCCGACATTCTGGAGATCCTGGGCGTCAAGCCGATCGGCATCGTGCCGGAAGACGAGGGCATCCTGGTCAGCACCAACGTCGGTGAGCCGGCAGTGCTCGGCAAGACCAAGGCCGGCGGGGCCTTTATGGACACCGCACGGCGGCTGCGTGGCGAGGACGTCCCCTATCCCAAGCTGGAAGAGGACCGGGGCTTCATGGCCGTCCTGCGGCGGTTGTTCGGAGCCGGCTGATGTTCAGCTTCCTGAAGGGCAGGCGCAGCAAGGACGAACTCAAGAACCGACTGGAGCTGGTGCTGGCCTATGACCGCGCCCAGATTCCACCGGGCAAGGTTGACGCGCTCCGCAAGGACCTGCTGGAGGTGGTGAACCGCTACTTCCCCACCCAGGGCAGCAACGTGGAGGTGGAGCAGCGCGGCGACACCGTGGTGCTGGTGGCCAATATTCCGCTGGGCGGACGCGACAAGTAGAAGAGGTGAACAGGGGCCGCGCAGGCCCCTTCGCCTTGCGTCTCAGCCGCTTCCCATCTGCGACTGACCCCACGGCCCGGCCCGGCTGCTACGCTGATGGGCGTGCGTTTCGATCTGCGTTTCCCGGTCATCGTGGCCGCCCTCCTGGTGGTGGGCCTGATGACCGTTTCCACAGCGGCCCTGTCACCGCGCGTCAGCCCGGGTATCTTCCAGAAACAGCTGCTGGGGGTGGGGCTGGCCGCGCTGCCCATCCTGCTGATGTGGTGGGCCGGGCGGGAGCGCATCTACCGGGCGGCTCCGGTCCTGTACGCCCTGGCGCTACTGTTGCAGGCCAGCACCTTCGTGATCGGCAAGGATGTGAACGGCCAGCAGAACTGGATCGTGCTGGGGCCACTGCAGTTTCAGCCGCTGGAACTGCTGAAGCTGTCGCTGATCCTGATGCTGCCGCTCGTCATGAAGGAGGGCTACCGGGGTCTGCGGTCCTATCTGCTGCCGCTGGTGGTCTTCCTGCCGGCCTTGGGGCTGGTGATCGTGCAGGACTTCGGCGGAGCCATGGTCCTGAGCGTGATGTTCCTGGCGATGCTGCTGGTGTTCCGGATGCCCATTTGGCACCTGCTGATCGTGCTGCTGACGGTGGGGGTGGCCTTCCCCACGGTGGTGTTTCCGCACCTCAAGCCGTACCAGCAGACCCGTCTGACCATTTTTGTGGACCCCTATAAGGACCCGCGCGGCAACGGCTATCAGGTCATCCAGAGCATTATTGCCATCGGGTCGGGCGGCATGATGGGCAAGGGCTACCTGCACGGTACCCAGTCGCACAACGGCTTCGTGCCGGCTTCGCACACCGACTTTGCCTTTGCCACCTGGGCCGAGGAGCAGGGGCTGGTGGGCGGCATTGGCGTGCTGCTGCTGTATGGCGCCCTGATCTGGGGGCTGGCGGGCATGGCCTCGGACGCGCCGCGCCTGCAGGACCAGATTCTGTTTGCCGGGGTGCTGGGGCAGATCGGATTTCAGGCGATCGAGAACATCGGGGCGGCGCTCAGCATGCTGCCGCTGACCGGCATCACGCTGCCGCTGATCAGCTATGGACTGAGCAGTCTGGTCAGCACCCTCACCACCCTGGCTCTGGCGTACGTGGTGTTCCGCGACCGCTTTGAAAAGATGATCTGAGGCGATCCGGCGCCTCACCACAGGCGTTTGCATTCGTTTTACGTCTGTGAAGCGTCCTGCTGCGTACGCTGAACCTGAAGAACTGCGGCCCGAGCCGGGAAGTTGCCCGGGGCGGGTGGGTGCAGTGGCCGAGGGGGTGGCGGGATGCAGGGGAGATGGCGTGCAGGACAGCGGCGCAGTGGGGACACGTGGGCGCCGCAGCGACATCCGGGGCGGGCGGGTCAGTCCGGATGAGCCTGAAACAACAGGTGCTGAAGGGCGGCACCGCCCTGGTGGTGCGTCAGGGGCTGGGCATGCTGCTCAGCCTGATCTCGGTGCTGCTGATCACGCGGACCATCGGCCGCACCGCCTTCG encodes:
- the ftsH gene encoding ATP-dependent zinc metalloprotease FtsH, which translates into the protein MRRFNPWLILLFVVALYLLFTAAPIGGGSSVNYNTFKNLVSQGVVQQVVIQEGSAAVHLKQAQDVSVIAGGATQTRSIQDFRVRLPNNLATPDTALQTQLQQNNVEVRYEAASPWPGLLISLLPILLMFGLIFFFFMRAQGGQNGVMQFGQSRAKRYGKENRVGTKFTDVAGHEEAKKELVEVVDFLKNPQKYHAIGAEIPKGVLLVGPPGTGKTLMARAVSGEADVPFFSVSASEFMEMFVGVGASRVRTLFEDARKSAPAIIFIDEIDSIGRKRGAGIGGGHDEREQTLNQILSEMDGFDKSSSVIILAATNRPDVLDPALLRPGRFDRQVTIDLPNLKERQAILGVHLRNKPLAKGVDVEEVAKSTPYFSGADLKNIVNEAALEAARIGKTQIDMSDFYRALDKITLGLENSSLTIREEERRAIAFHEAGHAVTAAVIPGSDKLQKVSIIPRGRALGAAFYLPEEQVLMSKERLENQLIVSLGGRAAEEVFIGQVTSGAADDFRKATNIARKMVLEWGMGDNFKNMALTTDSGPVFLGEDMAKPKAFSEHTSQLVDEDVKRILNRAYERAKTLVSEYRVAMNEVADALLSQELITGDVVREAVARVSGAGMPQANPAD
- the minD gene encoding septum site-determining protein MinD; this encodes MNAKVIVVTSGKGGVGKTTTTANMGAALAKLGEKVVVIDVDVGLRNLDVVMGLESRVVFDLIDVIEGKCRLSQALIRDKRVENLFLLPASQTRDKDALNPEIFKAAVRTLIDEEGFDRVLIDSPAGIESGFKTAAAPAEGALVVVNPEVSSVRDADRIIGLLEAQQVRDIRLVINRLRPKMVASGNMLSEADILEILGVKPIGIVPEDEGILVSTNVGEPAVLGKTKAGGAFMDTARRLRGEDVPYPKLEEDRGFMAVLRRLFGAG
- the minE gene encoding cell division topological specificity factor MinE — its product is MFSFLKGRRSKDELKNRLELVLAYDRAQIPPGKVDALRKDLLEVVNRYFPTQGSNVEVEQRGDTVVLVANIPLGGRDK
- a CDS encoding FtsW/RodA/SpoVE family cell cycle protein, which translates into the protein MGVRFDLRFPVIVAALLVVGLMTVSTAALSPRVSPGIFQKQLLGVGLAALPILLMWWAGRERIYRAAPVLYALALLLQASTFVIGKDVNGQQNWIVLGPLQFQPLELLKLSLILMLPLVMKEGYRGLRSYLLPLVVFLPALGLVIVQDFGGAMVLSVMFLAMLLVFRMPIWHLLIVLLTVGVAFPTVVFPHLKPYQQTRLTIFVDPYKDPRGNGYQVIQSIIAIGSGGMMGKGYLHGTQSHNGFVPASHTDFAFATWAEEQGLVGGIGVLLLYGALIWGLAGMASDAPRLQDQILFAGVLGQIGFQAIENIGAALSMLPLTGITLPLISYGLSSLVSTLTTLALAYVVFRDRFEKMI